Genomic window (Paramormyrops kingsleyae isolate MSU_618 unplaced genomic scaffold, PKINGS_0.4 ups39, whole genome shotgun sequence):
TTTATGACCAAATATCTCCGTgggaaatttggtgattattggtcgctgtTTTGGtgcattaaaccacattaagccttttccttataatgggcgtcaaaggagaggaaaacgcttaacgtaagaTAAAGTACATATTCCTAGCATTTCGGTTTTGGTTATTTTGTCAGGttaaagtctttatgaccagatatgtctgtgggaaatttggtgattattggtacattaaaccacattaagctttttcacattaagcgttttagaatgtccacCCCAAATCATTAGGACAAAAGAGTTATTTTCCAGTTAGAAGAGGATAACTTAGAGACAAGATTTTGACAGTGGAAGATAAAGTTCAGGGTTAAGTTACTGTCAATGATGCATTaactgtatgtgtctgtgtgtcttaaGGACTTTTCATACCGATAGCAACATGAAAAACACTACAGGAATTTACGATATATATTCAAATATGACGGATCAAAACCATTCATCCAACCATTTATCCTATTGGGTCATTGGGAGGCGAGAGCCAATTCAACAGCCAGGATGGGggaccagcccatcacagggcacaatcatacaccattcacacctacaggcaatttagtaaccccaattagcctctttggactgtggggggaaaccagagtacccatgatgacatggggagaacatgcagactccacacacatggaacccagacagagactcaaacccagatcccagaggtgtgagacaacactgctaaccactgcaccaccattttgttttgtctAAAATGATGGAGGGGTCTTTAGAGAGGAACTTTAATTGTCCTAAACAGCAATAcagatataaataataaaactaaaaccattttttaaagaaaatatttaaagaatATTGTTTGTATACTTCAACTTTTGGTTCTttgtgcgtttttttttgttttgtttttatatcgTTAAGATGTGATGGTATTTCATCATAAATTATGGGTTAGGGTCCCAGGCAAATGACAAATCTCCCTTTTGGGTCCCCAGGTGAAAAGGTTTGGGAAACCCTGGTTTAGAGTCCAGTCTATTGGTTTGAGTGTGGATTAAGAAccgagtgttttttttttaaattattattattttcttttcaattaTGTTTATGGTTATAAAcgttcattaaaataattacaaatactTAAATGTAATATTGGTTTATGGTTTTCATAAACACATTATTGAATAACACATATTAACAGTTTAATATTCAAAAATTAGAAgtgaagtaaaaacaaaaactggaTTGTTACACCTATTTCcacttttattcaaataaaaatacaaataatttagCTGCCTTAACAAATAGAGATGCAAATACAATTATTGGGCTCTGTGCACGTCCTTATTTGGTAGCGCAGGCTAAATGCATATAGGCCTACATGAAAAGGACAATTTATATGTAAAATACCACGACACAATGTGATCAAATCCCGGCCCAAATAAGTTAAATATGTACAGGTACAGAAACACAGTGAAATACGCAGCATTCACTGGAATACCTACAGTGCAGTGAAGTCCAGCACTCATATGGAGGGCAGCAGCACACAGTACAGCTCCTCCAGGACATGCTGTGTTATTTCTTTGCATGTTACTGAAGATTTAATGTCCAGATGATTTAATGTCCAAATGCGCGCCGTGACCCAAAAGCTTCAACACTGTAGGACAGATTCCATACAAACTGCACCTCCTGTCTCGACTTATTATTATTGGTGGCAACAAGTAAATGAGAAACAGCGCCTCCAGGTGACGGGAGAGTGTACTGCTTGCAGGTGCACACAGGTGGTGCCTTCCTGAAACCATGTGCACTGTCAGACAGCACTGTGACTTGGTAGGTGGCGCTGTAGCCACACCTGGAGGCTTGTGGGTCTGGTTCCCACTCCTGGTTCTGCATGtacagcttgcatgttctccccgtgttcctGTGAGTTTCCTCAGGTTTCCTCCTCCAGTCCAAGATCATGCAGCTTGGTGAATTAGTATCTAAATTGTCCTCAGCATGTGAGTGAGTGtttgcccagtgatggactggcatcccatccagggtgtccctgccctgtgcccagtgatggactggcatcccatccagggtgtccctgccctgtgcccagtgatggactggcatcccatccagggtgtccctgccctgtgccctgtgatggactggcatcccatccagggtgtccctgccctgtgccctgtgatggactggcatcccatccagggtgtccctgccctgtgcccagtgatggactggcatcccgtccagggtgtccctgccctgtgcccagtgatggactggcatcccatccagggtgtccctgccctgtgccctgtgcttcctatACTGTGCTGTCCCATAACTGTATACTTCATAAGGGGATTATTGAAATTTGTTGGATATTTTATCCAGTATTTTATCATTCTTTTTCTGGGCTTAACTGAAGCTGGTCTTGCTACTTTAGGTGTGTAGTTGATATTTTAACTTAGTACTATCTAAAATAAATTTACATAGTTACATCCTGGGAAGCTTTCTGGTGGCAAATTAATAGTCATTCtgaacctggtcacctgactctccttccTAAGACACGAAGGTGGAGTTTGATCTAactgctcttctcagtctggcctcagtctaaaaccacacctactgcagcctgagaagcaggaagcttctcccactctcacacacagaaaactgagagaaaactaaactgaatcctatcagtgttcgtggtaaaatggcagaagccagtATTACAGGGAATCAGAACCAGTTAAGCTGTTCGATCTGtctggatctactgaaggatccGGTGAATATtccctgtggacacagttactgtatgagatGCATTAAGAGCTACTGGGATCAGGAGGACCATCTTgaagtttacagctgcccccagtgcagagagaccttcacacccagacctgttctgggcagaaacaccatactggctgaagtggtggagaaactgaagcagactggactacaagcagcAACTActgctgaccattatgctggacctggagatgtggagtgtgatttctgtactgggagaaaatgCAGAGCAGTCAAGttctgcctggtgtgtctggcctcttactgtgaaactcacctccagcctcactatgagtctccagcttttCAGAAGCACAAGCTGGCTGATCCTACTGGACATCTGCCCGACAAGGTCTGTTCCATCcatgacaaacccctggagAGCTACTGCCGTACTGACCAGCAGTGCATCTGTTATTCCTGTAAGACGTTTGAACACAGAGACCATGATACAATAGCAGCTGCTGCAGAAAGGGCGGAGATACAGGTCAGGCCAGAAACTCTCTAATATAAATTATGAATTTTATTAAGTTATAGCTTTTTTGTCTTAACTCGTGAGCATTTCTGCTTTAAAGATGCAGAGATCAAGTCTGGTTTGGTAAAGAAATGTGTTACTGAATATATCCTATAACTGATTAAAGAGAAGTTTTAGCACCTTAACTTATATCAGAGTCTGTGTTCTAAATGGTGCAAACCTGGGTCATGATGTTACtataaagtataaaaagttCAAATTTTCTACCGAAAACTCCATCAAACAGTGAATCCTGTGGCTACAGTTGAATGCATGCAGCAAGCAAACAGGGTGAAGAGGATCACTTATTATCTGGCTGAGCATCTGAATGGCTGAGATGTGTGAGCTAAGAGGTTTTAAATATGATGCGATTGTTAGCGTCAAACATGGtgcttccagcatctcagaaatcgccaccatcctgggattttcacacactacagtgtGTAGAGTTTACTGAGGATGGTGCAGTAAACATAAAACAGCCAGACTGTGGCAGGTCTGTGAGAGaagacaccttgttaatgagagagggcAGAGGAGAATCTCCTAACCATTTATCccggtcagggtcatggggacctggagcctttcccaggcagcatagggcccaAGGCTGGGCTCCATCCTGCAGTGGATGATTAAAGAATATGATCACCTTCAATAAAACAAACTCATTTCATCATCTTTTTGCTACATGTAGAAAGATATGGGTGAAACCCAGAtggaatttcagcagagaattgaagtgagagagaaggagctgcaggagctgagagaggctgtggcctcaatcacagtgagtatgaacctgaagagaagataacagctggTATTGGTATTAGTACCCAGaaccagagcagaattcttacaatgtgagtctgttcacacacactcttctctctccctgtatgaggtggagtgtgttttattgtgtttcattttcttctgttagtggagcttctctttctctctcccgctgCCTCCTGGCCTTTCACATGTATGTCAGGAGCCTTTGaatctgtttatttatatatttcaaaaCCTATATTTCATGCCCAAAAAAGGGTGCACTCTTACTCTCACTCTTACACTCTTAAAAGAGCTACTTCCACACCACTAAAGACACACAGCTTATGACAGGTCACTCAGGCTGTCACTCAGCACAAGCCTGCGTTAAGCGGCAGTGACGGGGACGTCACACTGCCTGAGGACCTGAATGAGTTCTACACATGGTCTGATGCGCTGAACAAAGAGCCTGTGAGGAAAGCCAGGCCTCCCACCACCGACCAGGTTATCTGTCTGCCTACAGCTGATGTGAGGAGAACTTTGACCAAAGTCAACCCACAGAAGACTGCTAGACCAGACAATATTCCTGTTCGCGTGCTCAGAGACTGTGCCGATCAGCTGGCTGAGGTCTTCACAGACATCTTCAACACATCACTGAGCCAGATGATCATCCCAATGTGCTTCAAGTCCACCACCATCATCCCAGTGCCAAAGAAATCTTCAGTGACCTGCCTGAACGACTACCACCCTGTCACACTAACCTCCGtcatcatgaagtgctttgagagacTCGTCATGGTGCACATTAAAAACAGCCTCCCCCACTCACTGGACCTGCTACAGTTTGCATATCGATCAAACAGGTCGACTGAAGATGCCAAATTCTCTGCCCTTCACCTCTCCCTATCTCACCTGGAGAAGAGAGACACTTATGTtagaatgctgttcatagacttCAGCTCAGCATTCGACACCATCATCCCCTAAAGGCTCAGCAGGAAACTGAACGAGCTGGGACTGAGCTACCTCTCTGTGTAACTGGATCCTGGACGTTCTGTCAGAGAGGCCTCAGTCCGTCCGTATTGGTGACAAAATTTCCAGCACCATCAGACTGAGCACAGGCGTGCCACAGGGGTGTGTTCTCAGTCCACTACTGAGGACTGCACTGCCAACCACATCATCAAGTTAGCTGATGACATGACTTTGGTTAGGCTCATCAGCCACAACGACGAAACAGCATACAGATATGAGGTTCAGCAGCTGGCTGTCTGGTGCTGTGAGAACAACCTGTCACTGAATGTGGGCAAGACGAAGGAAATGATTGTCGATTTCAGGAGGAATCACTCTGCCCACAAGCCACTCAGCTTCAACGGCTCCCCGGTAGAGACAGTAAAGAACACCAAGTTTCTGGGAGTACACATCTCAGATGACCTCAACTGGACCAGCAACATCGCCTCCATCATCACAAAGGCTCAGCAACGTCTTCATTTCCTGAGACGACTGAAGCGGGCCAACCTACCTCCCCTCATTCTCACCGTGTTCTACAGGGGCACCATAGAGAGCGTCCTGACCAGCTGCATCTCTGTCTGGTTCGGCAGTGCCAGTGCTGCTGACAGAAAGAGCCTGCAGAGGATTGTCAAAGCGGCTGGTAACATCATTGGAACATCTCTCACCTCACTGCAGGAGATCTTCCATAAGCGCTGTATTAGAAAGGCCTCCTGCAGGACTCCTCCTACCCCTCACATGGACTCTTCATGCTGCTCCCATCTGGCAGATGATACCCCAGCATCAAAGCCCGATCAACCAGACTGCGAGAGCTTTTTCCCACATGCCATTAGACTCATTAACATGCTACCGTACCTGTTCTCCCACTCCCAACCAACACACCTGaactgtgaatgtgactctacCTTACTTGCACTTATGCACTTTATACACATCACAATGCACAAAACACATCCATGCCAAACTGCATTTGCAAAATGCCTAGGTACTGTATTTTCTTCTGTCagaatattcatatttatattgaAACCTCTGCTATTCAGTTGCACTATAATGCATGCATAACTACATTTCAGCATTGCAATTACAATTTTTCTACTTGTCTGCCACTGTAATATTTGCACATTCTGAATACCTCCTATAACTAAATTGCACATTCTTTACTTCCCCTGTAAGAACTGGAGCCACATTGTCTCGTCTCGCTCTATACATGTATATTGCTGAGATGACAATAAAATTCACTTTGACTTTGTTGGGAATGACTGAAAACAAAGGAAGAAAAATGGAGTTCCAGTTCTGGACAAGCCTTCAAACTAGCCAATGGACAGCTTTGCACAGCCCTTGGCAAAGTTGATTGGACCTGTCAGGTGTACAGACAAATGTCCCCCCTTTCATTATACATCATGAATGACCAAGATCTCCATATAATACCTGGGCTTGACTTTCTTTTTTAGTCGGGTCTGACTTAATTTTAGCCAAGCCTCCTATAATCTACCTCTTACTGGAGGGAGCGACTCTTATCCTTTTCCTATCCAGCATGAATCTTCATCCATACCTCAGCTTTCACTTTTTTTAGCACGACCATTGTCTACAAATACCCCGAGTCACCTTAAGGGTCTAGTGGAATGAGCAGAAGTTGACGTTAAAACTAAGACGCAACTGGAGTATCTTCTGCTTGCTTGGCCTGAGGTTTGCACTGACTCGCTTAGTCATGCCATTGTAATACAACACCAAATTGCCACTATAGATTACCTATCTGTACGTAAGCGTGCTTATCGAGTATCCCCTGAACGACAGAAATTTATTGACCAAGAAGTGCAGCAAATGTTACATAAGGGCATCATACGTCCTTCCATTTCTCCCTGGGCTTCTCCTGTGGTAATTGTACCTAAGAAGGACAGAGGTTTAAGGTTTTGTGTAGATTATACAGCCTTAAATGCTAACACTCATCTAGATGACTATCCAATGCCACATATTCAAGATATTCTTGAATCCTTACATGATGCGGTTGTTTTTAGCACCCTGGATCTtaaaaggcctataaagggacagccccgatatttatggattgagcttcttcctgtacatgctgaatgtatgtcagatggttgctcccggattgcaatctgtcagagaatcaactggtgacttgcaactactcctcgactgtgcagtgaatgtcttctcatcaacggacccggcggagctCAGACTCCAACACATGCCAAACAGCATTTGAAGATTTCAAGACTGCATTGCAACAAGATCCAGTTTTGAGCGCACCTGATTTTAATAACTCATTCAAGGTCTAACTTGATGCCAAAGAAGgattaaaagagaaaaaaggaaaaaaacaagtcATAGCATATGTCTCACGCCTTCTTACTAATGCTGAGAGAAAGTATTCAATATCAGAGAAAGAGTGTTTGGCAGTCGTATGGGCTGTTGAAAAGTGGAGACCCTACTTAGAAGGCAGACATTTTTCAGTAGTGTAAGGCTGGAGGCCTTACAGGCCCTGtcggtctgagctctggcaagcctgtaatgctccacccagtgtcctgtgcaaaggtccaccggctccgacaagactggacccaaatcacctgatcaccacatcaaaagggacacctcacccccactgggctGCCAGAACCCCGCAGCCAAATTCCAGCGACAAGGCCTGGCTGCatcaagacacagatgcatcctacacTCACTAACTCACACCAACACAGGAGATATTACCCCAGACTAACATtagggacacatacacccatgtttggtctcgtttgaatggtcacagtatgaccggcacaatactctcaaccttaaagcgGCGTGTTTTCACTTAAGAGAAATATAGAATGTAAGAATAAAcccaccaaagtggaggatcttatcacctggtagaacaaagggaattgtcacattcctcctaaaacaatttgattggctgatggtctgagaattgataagatcaacagttctccaggacacacacacaagatcagagcaggccctaaaataatcaatcacaacctttgatacagtctgtcacttggtttggaatacttaaggaagagctccagagtagcacggggagtcactctgtaatcagagctcccacatagtgctgCATGAATCTTCATCTGTGATCAGATATTTCCTGCAGTTACTCAGCTGAGGTATGGAATTGTTGTATACTTTTGATTGGATTAGATAGTCTAGGACTTGTGGTCACATGTTAAAATTACTGTAGTGTTATATTTGGTCAAATTGATGTGATGTATATTAATTGCGAATAAACTGTGTTTTAAatacttcttggctgtctgactttgccaacctctgcatgtttctcagagactggggttattctaacactctcttgcagcctctgacTCGACCCCGTTTTTCCGAGACCCAATGCGGCTGCCCAAGTTGAGTTACGGTGAAtaccggcccagcctctgaggcacgCATACACTGAGTTACGGTaaaagaccggctcagcctctgaggcgcgcacatgTTGAGTTACGgcaaagtccggctcagcctctgaggcgtgcacacgctgagttacggcaaacatcggcttaacctctgtggccctcactagctcAGATTTGCCAAatgtcagctgagcctctgaggcgtTATGGGTCACCGGGTCCTGACAGGTATCTAGGCTGgcactgtattacattgtagTGATTTCCCAACTTCTAAACCTACATAGCAGATCCACGGATCGCCCTATCGGCCGAGGTGAATCCGGTGTGCCCGACTGTACGGGATTAAtgggagttcagcaatagaaggcacagcccaggagtaatctaaataacagaaatgtcatgactaaaattgccataaagatctttaattaaattggagtcAGATATAATTCGGTCTTTACCTAAAACAGGTAAGTAACTTTACAGGAGCGCTCGGAAGGATCCACACGCATTtcaagccttcggctgtccaattggattccgccattgggccagtggacggttcccctACAGTAGTAACAGATCATGCTGCTTTGACCTGGGTTTTTAATCACCCAAAGCCTTCTTTAAGTCTGGCACATTGGACTATCCAGTTGCAAGAGTTTGATTTTACAGTGGAACATCATAAAGGGCGCTGCAATGTAGTCCCAGATATGTTATCTAGAGGTTTCATTACTAACTTAGATGAGCATAAGCTGGCAGTGTGTCAGGATGTGTCTGCTCTTAGTGATCTTCCAGTAGACTGGGATGAGATTGGTACTGCTCAACTGAAAGATTCTGCGATGCAATCCTTATGGCAGGAGGCACAATCATCTCCTGAAACTAGACATCGTATTCAGTACATTATCCAAAATGGTTACCTCTTCAGATCGGTACCTAACCAACAAAAAGGACAGACTCTTCAAGTAGTTGTTCCAACCTCTGTAAGAGAGAAGTTTCTTCACTATGGCCATCATAACCCCCTCAGTGGACATTTTGGGAGGATGAAGACCTTGCTCAGACTCCTCAGTTACGCTTACTGGCCAGATATACGCAAAGACATATGGAAGTATTGCAAACTATGCACTACCTGTCAACAGTACAAACCCCGAATCACAAAGCTTTCTGGGCATCTTCAGTCAACTCCTGTAGTCGAACCTGGTTACCTGCTTGGCATAGACCTGATGGGGCCTTTTCCAACCAGTTCCAGACTAAATTAACACCTTTTAGTTATTGTGGATTATTGTAGCAACTACTACCACTTTGGACTGTGCTATTCATCTCAGTTGCATGGCTATCCATCTCAACACCAGTTTTCTTAAGTTATTGTTACTTCCTTATTTATCTGTACATTTGCTGGGGTCATATGCTTACCTTGTAACAATAGTAAATATTCTTTGCTATGTGAAGTAATGGTGTATTTCTCTTTACACCACCCTGAAATGTTCCTCCCTTTGTATAGTATGTAATAGGTTGGTTCTGAGGCAGGAATCAGCAGTGTTACACTGGAACACGCCCTTCTTGCTGAAAAGTGTGAAACAACCAACTATTTTTGTACACAAAAAACTAATGAAGTGAGATCAGTTGGTCTGAAGTCCTGAAGGGAGCTGGAGCCCTTTCTATGAAACAGTGTGGATCCGTCCTCCATTACTGTCACGACAGAACTCTCAGGCAGGGTCTGAAAGTCCTTTACTGGGGCAAACCAGAGGGAAATCCAAGTCACGAGCAGGGTCAAGACCAGAATCCGTCCTGTCCGAAATGCCAAAGCCAAGGGGGAATCCGTGATTGTTGTCGGGTCCGGTGCCGTTAGGTCGTAGAGCCGGGAGGTCCGTCCGAAGACGCAGACAGGGCACACAGGGAGAAAACACGAGGGTAGATCAGGGCTGGGGCAGACGGGAGTGGGACGGGTCTGGAGGCGCAGGAATCGGGAGCAGGGAGAGTCGGGCAGATCGGAGCTGAAACACAGACAAAGGAGAAAGTCGCTCGGAGATTGCATGCTACAATACCTCACACGGAATGACGGCTGTGCGGGGTTTTAAATAATGAAGGTGGGCGTGGCATAGCGAAGGGGGGCATGGCTTTGATCGCTTGCAGCCGCTGGTGTGACAATTACTGCTTATCCTATACAGGGGGGTGGGgagcctggagtctgtcccaggtagcacagggtggggggcacgatggataggatactagtttatagcagagcacacactcacacacacaatcacacactaaggacaggggacacaatggataggatactagtttatagcagagcacacactcacacacacaatcacacactaaggacagggggcacaatggataggatactagtttatagcagagcacacactcacactcacacacacaatcacacactaaggacagctTAGAGATCCCAATCAGCTGACCACATGTTTTAAGTCCCTGATGGACAAGGAGAAAACCCAcattgggagaacatgcaaagttcACACACAGAGTAGGTGGGACAGGAAACAAGCCCAGAGCTAGAGGTTACACGTTGAGACCCCACACCTCCCCACAATCACAGATAAAAGAAAAGGATTCCTTGTTGTTCCACAAATAAATAGACAGTTGGTggtaaagcattctgctacagggcccctATATTATGGAATGGTTTGCCAGGCTATGTTCAGGATGAAAAATCAGTCTGTCTTTAAATCTTCAGTTTACCTTACCCACGACTTAACATTGAACGCACCATAACTATGGCTGCTGATGCTGCTGTACAGCCATTTTTatctactatgcttgtccaCTAATGTGTCAACGTATGTTCTGACCACCCATGCTCTCTGTCTTCTTTCCCACATGTCCGGATGGTGCCTGGGATGGGAaacatctgagctggagtcctggttcagtcccatgaCATTGTGGATGTGACCGATGAAATGTAACATCATAGGTGCAGATTTCAATCAGTCCAGCGCGGAGAATCAACTGATTTGATGGACTTTGGCATGTCTTGGTTATAGTCTACGCCTTGTCACTTTTGttcctataatgttagcatgcctTTGGgagttgggcagccagttgatcTTGGACCCCCactccctacttgggagtttttggttcctctcctccacccGAGCATGTGAGCGGAACGGAGTGGaacgtgagcgaggagcggagcgggcggaatttggtcagagtgCGGAgtggttttttaattaaagttggagcggtcgctctcgctccaatttcgctccgataccactcacactacgactctgaggcgtgcccaaatctacccagaattcatctgtacaattatcaagactgttacacaaattggccgagatggaattcgcaaagtatttcacaaaggaaactgatagatcatacaagtgtactactCCTaccaaacgtatagatgacaataatgtagggCAAGagcaacaatgtggtgaaactgtttcagtgagtaaagattcactttggaaccTAAAAAGACCTTTCTCGGAAACATGAGAGCGTGCTACGCGAACACACAGAgtccagagcaaaacgtgagcaagttttatatggttgtagcatatcaagtctataaagtaaataaaagtataaaagcctataaagtaaatactggtaatcaaataaattagttttgtcattcaaagtaggtctaatagggttttttttaaattcacgttaagctgtcagtgaaattttattttatagagacacagcagcatcaacagaaaaaaaactgaggaatttaaaacgtggatgcttagcctgtatattctttattaagcccactgattgcTTAAGCCTATTtgttgtgtggaatgccattgccaaacctgtccgttgtatAAGGTTTCGGTTtaagattatttgtccctcttttaaattggagcgagcgtggagcgatttgacaggaacgggaggaaattttagtggagcgaagTTGAGCGGAACAGctttagtgcgaattagagcggaggagcgggtggggccaacagcctcgtgagcgaggagcagaaattttcactgctccactccgctcacatgctctgtccTCCACTGTCATCTggctttatttatttctttgtctCTCCACTTCCCTGTTGTTGCACTGCTCTCTCATTATGATGTTGCACTGTATCATAACACACTCATGTAATGCGCCTTGGggcgactctgttgtgaaaggcactatataaaaataaattgaacttaattgaattgaatactTTTAGGAATGTTATGAGCATCATTTTCAAGAACTGTTTTGGAATTCATGCTCACCTTAAGAATGTTACCTTACAGGATTTATCTGTTTCCCCATCCTTTACATAAGCAGACATGATCTCTGTGCCGTCAAGCAGACATACTCACATTCACATAGACTTACGGTATTTGACTAAAAGTaatgggacacctggccattatacCTACAGGaaattttatgacatcccattctaaatccataggcatcaatatagAGTTCATCCACCCTTTGCAACTGTAACAGCTGCcattcttctgggaaggcttttcACAAGATTCTGGagagtgtctgtgggaatttttgcccattcctccagaagagcatttgtgaggtcaggcactgatgttggatgtgaagtcCTGCCTCACTGTCTcaattctagttcatcccaaaggtgtttgatggggctGAGGCTCGGGCTCTGTGTggaccagtcaagttcttccacaccagacTCCCCAAACCATGtgtttatggaccttgcttatTTTCCCATCTGTAGAAACAAATGGGAGAAACACAGAGgaaa
Coding sequences:
- the LOC140586325 gene encoding uncharacterized protein; this translates as MAEASITGNQNQLSCSICLDLLKDPVNIPCGHSYCMRCIKSYWDQEDHLEVYSCPQCRETFTPRPVLGRNTILAEVVEKLKQTGLQAATTADHYAGPGDVECDFCTGRKCRAVKFCLVCLASYCETHLQPHYESPAFQKHKLADPTGHLPDKVCSIHDKPLESYCRTDQQCICYSCKTFEHRDHDTIAAAAERAEIQKDMGETQMEFQQRIEVREKELQELREAVASITHKPALSGSDGDVTLPEDLNEFYTWSDALNKEPVRKARPPTTDQVICLPTADVRRTLTKVNPQKTARPDNIPVRVLRDCADQLAEVFTDIFNTSLSQMIIPMCFKSTTIIPVPKKSSVTCLNDYHPVTLTSVIMKCFERLVMVHIKNSLPHSLDLLQFAYRSNRSTEDAKFSALHLSLSHLEKRDTYVRMLFIDFSSAFDTIIP